AAGGCTAAAGATGAGGCAAAACGTACAGCGCAAGCTGAACGTCAAGCGAAAGAACAGCAGAGTGAAGAAGTGGATAGCGCCCAACAAGAGAAAGAGAAACTAGAAGCAGAGCGTCTGCGCAAAGAAGCAGAAGCGACTGCCCTAAAGAAAGCAGAAGAAGAAGCCAAGCGTAAAGCAGAAGAAGCAAAGCGCTTAGCAGAAGAGAATGAAGCCCGCTGGAAAGCTGAAGAAGAAGAGCGTGCACGTCGCGAAGCTTCTGCAGATCACCACCTTACGACCTCGACTTACGCGCGTGAAGCCGAAGACGAGTCAGATGCACAGGAAGAAAAGAGTGCACGTCGTAAGAAAAAGAAAAAGCCAGCTGAAAAAGCGGCTCAGCCTGTGCGTGGCAAAGGTAAAAAAGGCAAGCTTAAAGCACCTACCTCACTACAACATGGCTTTAAGAAGCCGGTTAGCGAAGTGAAGCAGGAAGTACGCATCAGTGAGACCATCACAGTTGCTGAGCTGGCATCACGCATGGCAGTGAAAGGCGTTGAAGTGGTTAAGACCATGATGAAGATGGGTGAAATGGTTACCATTAACCAGGTCATCGATCAGGAAACTGCGCAGGTTGTGGCTGAAGAAATGGGCCACAAAGTTGTTCTGGTAAAAGAGAACGAACTGGAAGAAAAAGTACTGAGCGAGCGTAACGAAAGTGAAGCGCTAGAGCAACGTGCACCAGTTGTTACCGTAATGGGTCACGTTGACCACGGTAAAACTTCAACACTGGATTACATCCGTAAAGCTAAGGTTGCTGCTGGCGAGGCCGGTGGTATTACCCAGCACATTGGTGCATACCACGTTGAAACCGAAGGCGGCATGATCACTTTCCTGGATACTCCGGGACACGCAGCGTTTACCTCAATGCGTGCACGTGGTGCTAAAGCGACGGATATCGTAGTACTGGTTGTTGCGGCTGATGATGGTGTAATGCCACAGACTAAAGAAGCGGTACAACACGCCAAAGCGGCAGAAGTACCTCTGATCATCGCTGTAAACAAAATGGATAAAGAAGGCATTGACCCGGATCGCGTTAAAAACGAACTGGCTCAGCTGGACGTTATCCCTGAAGAATGGGGCGGTGATACGCAGTTCGTTCACATCTCAGCGAAAACTGGTCTGGGCATTGACGACCTGCTAGAAGCGATCCTGATGCAGTCTGAACTGCTTGAGCTGAAAGCGGCACACAAAGGCATGGCGTCAGGTGTGGTTATCGAATCTCGTCTTGATAAAGGTCGTGGTCCGGTTGCAACTGTACTGGTTCAGTCTGGTGAGCTTAACCAGGGCGATATCGTACTGTGTGGTCTGGAATATGGCCGTGTTCGTGCAATGAAAGACGAGAATGGTAAAGACATCACGACTGCAGGTCCTTCAATTCCGGTTGAGATCCTGGGTATGTCGGGTGTACCAGCTGCGGGTGACGAAGCAACTGTTGTTAAAGACGAGCGTAAAGCCCGTGAAGTTGCACTATACCGTCAGGGTAAATTCCGTGATGTGAAACTGGCGCGTCAGCAAAAAGCGAAGCTTGAGAACATGTTTACTAACATGACTGAAGGCGACGTGTCTGAAGTGAACGTGGTACTGAAAGCAGATGTACAGGGTTCAATCGAAGCTATCTCTGATTCTTTGGTTAAACTGTCTACAGACGAAGTTAAAGTGAAGATCGTTGGTAGTGGCGTAGGTGGTATCACCGAAACTGACGCAACCCTGGCTGCTGCGTCTAACGCTATCATCGTTGGCTTTAACGTGCGTGCCGATGCATCTGCACGTAAAGTGATTGAAGCTGAAAACCTGGATTTGCGTTACTACAGCGTAATCTACGACCTGATCGAAGAAGTGAAGCAGGCAATGTCGGGCATGCTGGCACCTGAATTCAAGCAAGAGATCATTGGTCTGGCTGAAGTACGTGACGTGTTCAAGTCACCTAAGATCGGCTCTGTTGCGGGTTGTATGGTAACTGAAGGTGTGGTTAAACGTAGCGCACCTATCCGCGTACTGCGTGACAATGTTGTTATTTACGAAGGTGAGCTTGAATCACTGCGCCGCTTTAAAGATGACGTGGCAGAAGTTCGTAACGGCATGGAGTGTGGTATCGGCGTTAAGAACTATAATGACGTTAAGGTCGGTGACCAAATCGAGGTATTCGAAACCGTTGAAGTACAACGTACGTTGTAATCCAATCGGGGTTAAACCTTGAAATGGGGGCGTCAGCCCCCATTTGTGTTTGTGTTTCCTCTAGTGGGCGAGTGTATGCATTGCCCGTTTTAATGATTAAATTGAAGTGGTGAAAATGAGAGAATTTTCTCGTACTGATCGTGTTGCACAACAGATCCAAAAAGAAATTGCCGTGATTCTACAGCGTGAGATTAAAGATCCACGTTTGGGCATGGTCACCGTATCGGCTGTAGAAGTATCGCGCGATCTGTCCTACGCCAAGGTCTTTATCACTGTGCTTGGCGGTGACGATGACAAAACCAAAGAAAACCTGTCTATTTTAAATGAAGCGACAGGCTATATTCGTTCACTGCTGGGCAAACGGATCCGCGCTCGGATCATGCCGGAGCTGCGTTTTGTGCTGGATAACTCCCTGATGGAAGGTATGCGCATTTCCAATCTGGTTGATGAAGTGATCCGCAAAGACAATGAAAAGCGTGGTGACGAAGCGCAGCCAGATACGAAAAGCGACGACGGAGAAGCCTGATGGCGCGTCGTAGTAAAGGCCGTCCAATAGACGGGATTGTGCTGCTCAATAAGCCGCAGGGGATCTCCTCCAATAAAGCGCTGCAACAAGCCAAAGGTATCTACTTTGCGCAAAAAGCCGGCCACACGGGGGCACTCGATCCGCTGGCAACGGGCATGCTGCCAATCTGTTTTGGTGAAGCGACTAAGTTTACCCAGTTCCTGCTGGATACCGATAAAACTTACGTCGTGCGTGCCAAATTAGGCGAGCGTACCACGACCTCGGATTCTGATGGCGAAGTGGTTGAAACACGCCCGGTGCAGATCACTCGCGAGCAGCTAGAGCAGGACGTCGCCAGCTTCCTGGGAGAGTCGGATCAGTATCCGTCGATGTACTCAGCGCTAAAGTATCAGGGTCAACCTTTATACAAGTACGCCCGTGAAGGCATCGAGGTGCCGCGCAAGTGTCGTAAGATCAACGTCTATTCGATCACCTTGGATGAATACGACGAGCAGGCGCAAGAGATCCAGATGACAGTGCATGTCTCAAAAGGGACTTACATTCGTACCATAGTGGATGACTTGGGCGAGAAGCTTGGCTGTGGGGCGCATGTCATTATGCTGCATCGCTCTGAAGTAGGCCATTATCCGAGTGATAAAATGATCACGCTGGAAGAGCTTGAAGAAAAACTTCAGCAGGCCAAAGCAGAAGATTTGCCGCCGTCGACTTACATCGATGCGTTGTTACTCCCGATGGACACGGCGCTGGTTGATTTACCGGCGGTAGAGATCAGTGCGGAGCAGGGCGTGGCATTCAGCCACGGTCAAACAGTGGTGGTTGGCGAGCTGCCAGAGGGCGTACTGAAAGTCGTGGCTGATGGTCGTTTTGTCGGTATTGGCGAGCGCAATCAGCACGGCCATTTAAAGGCCAAGCGGGCCTTATCCAGCGCACAATAAAATTTTTTGTCAGCGGGGGGAATTGCTGATACAATGCCGCCCGCTTTGTCGCTTTGGCTGAATTAGTGATCGGCTGAAGCATTACTTAAACAATTGGAGTTTATTATGTCACTAAGCAATCAAGAAAAAGCAGAAATCGTAGCAAAATTCGCACGCGCAGAAGGCGACACTGGTTCTCCTGAAGTTCAGGTTGCACTGTTAACTGCTGATATCAACAAGCTACAAGGTCACTTCGCTAACCACAAGCATGACTTCCACTCACGTCGTGGTCTGCTACGTAAAGTAAGCCAGCGTCGTAACCTGCTTGACTACCTTAAAGGTAAGAGCGTAGAGCGTTACTCTGCACTAATCAAAGAGCTTGGCCTACGTCGCTAAGAACTTGATTATTTGTCGGATTTTTATCCGATAAGAAAAAAGGGGCTAAATCGCCCCTTTTTTTGTGGGTATATACTCAGTATACTTATGCCCGAACCACTATTCTGGCGGTTCAGCGCCAAGTCTGCAGCCAATTGTAGTGCTTAAGCGGATCATCTAGCTCTGTTTGGTTTAGTCAATTTTATCAAATAGTTATTAGCCTCATTAGTCCGCTTAAGACTGTAATTGGTCGTTGTTGGCGCTTATATGTTATTTTTGTAAGGAATATATTTGTGCAAGCAATTATTAAAGAATTCCAACTTGGTCAACACACAGTAACCCTGGAAACAGGCGCGATTGCGCGTCAGGCTGACGGTGCTGTATTGGCCAGTATTGGCGACACTTCTGTACTAGTCACTGTTGTAGGTAAGCGTGAAGCGGCACCTGGTCAGGACTTTTTCCCTCTGACAGTAAACTATCAGGAAAAAATGTATGCGGCAGGCCGTATCCCTGGTGGCTTCCTGAAGCGTGAAGGCCGTCCTTCAGACAATGAAACGCTGATTGCACGTCTGATCGACCGTCCAATCCGTCCACTATTCCCGGACGGCTTTGTAAACGAAGTACAAGTTATCGCGACAGTGGTTTCTTCAAACCCTGAAATTCAACCAGACATGGTTGCAATGATTGGTACTTCTGCGGCACTAGCCATTTCTGGTGTACCTTTCAATGGTCCAATCGGCGCGGTACGTGTTGGTTTCACTGATGGTCAGTACGTACTGAACCCGTCAGTGACAGAGCTTGAGCAAAGTAAGCTTGACCTGGTTGTTGCTGGTACCGAAGGTGCTGTACTTATGGTT
The Pseudoalteromonas viridis DNA segment above includes these coding regions:
- the truB gene encoding tRNA pseudouridine(55) synthase TruB, with the translated sequence MARRSKGRPIDGIVLLNKPQGISSNKALQQAKGIYFAQKAGHTGALDPLATGMLPICFGEATKFTQFLLDTDKTYVVRAKLGERTTTSDSDGEVVETRPVQITREQLEQDVASFLGESDQYPSMYSALKYQGQPLYKYAREGIEVPRKCRKINVYSITLDEYDEQAQEIQMTVHVSKGTYIRTIVDDLGEKLGCGAHVIMLHRSEVGHYPSDKMITLEELEEKLQQAKAEDLPPSTYIDALLLPMDTALVDLPAVEISAEQGVAFSHGQTVVVGELPEGVLKVVADGRFVGIGERNQHGHLKAKRALSSAQ
- the rpsO gene encoding 30S ribosomal protein S15 produces the protein MSLSNQEKAEIVAKFARAEGDTGSPEVQVALLTADINKLQGHFANHKHDFHSRRGLLRKVSQRRNLLDYLKGKSVERYSALIKELGLRR
- the infB gene encoding translation initiation factor IF-2 — its product is MAEVSIEKLAENIGTTVDKLLQQLADAGITKATGDHVTENEKAQLLDHLSKQHGGTGSEGPERMTLQRKSKSTLSVTGSHGKAKSVQVEVRKKRTYVKKSAIEQQKEQERLAAEEAARKEAELKAQQEAEQKAKEEAERKAQEEAERKAKEEAERKAKDEAKRTAQAERQAKEQQSEEVDSAQQEKEKLEAERLRKEAEATALKKAEEEAKRKAEEAKRLAEENEARWKAEEEERARREASADHHLTTSTYAREAEDESDAQEEKSARRKKKKKPAEKAAQPVRGKGKKGKLKAPTSLQHGFKKPVSEVKQEVRISETITVAELASRMAVKGVEVVKTMMKMGEMVTINQVIDQETAQVVAEEMGHKVVLVKENELEEKVLSERNESEALEQRAPVVTVMGHVDHGKTSTLDYIRKAKVAAGEAGGITQHIGAYHVETEGGMITFLDTPGHAAFTSMRARGAKATDIVVLVVAADDGVMPQTKEAVQHAKAAEVPLIIAVNKMDKEGIDPDRVKNELAQLDVIPEEWGGDTQFVHISAKTGLGIDDLLEAILMQSELLELKAAHKGMASGVVIESRLDKGRGPVATVLVQSGELNQGDIVLCGLEYGRVRAMKDENGKDITTAGPSIPVEILGMSGVPAAGDEATVVKDERKAREVALYRQGKFRDVKLARQQKAKLENMFTNMTEGDVSEVNVVLKADVQGSIEAISDSLVKLSTDEVKVKIVGSGVGGITETDATLAAASNAIIVGFNVRADASARKVIEAENLDLRYYSVIYDLIEEVKQAMSGMLAPEFKQEIIGLAEVRDVFKSPKIGSVAGCMVTEGVVKRSAPIRVLRDNVVIYEGELESLRRFKDDVAEVRNGMECGIGVKNYNDVKVGDQIEVFETVEVQRTL
- the rbfA gene encoding 30S ribosome-binding factor RbfA, encoding MREFSRTDRVAQQIQKEIAVILQREIKDPRLGMVTVSAVEVSRDLSYAKVFITVLGGDDDKTKENLSILNEATGYIRSLLGKRIRARIMPELRFVLDNSLMEGMRISNLVDEVIRKDNEKRGDEAQPDTKSDDGEA